One window of Delphinus delphis chromosome 12, mDelDel1.2, whole genome shotgun sequence genomic DNA carries:
- the RAD51AP2 gene encoding RAD51-associated protein 2 gives MSFTQRAPQVVELGESASPLPPPDDPDSPPPRSKRPRLEEPGGVSEAGWRLPLVPRLSEVEKAWESSARPFKALLVSAKEIFDNSTDSRVEKSVGEKQMCNLVCQNSGFEMKSCLRSLPSQSFDSGLKASRTSCEPGLYDRESFGVHCSDRSGTEAGQLPNASIHDGQAIKNDDGKRYLLQGRDNSQKDNNCTKQTENSFLDVTFYKETKSTFHDIKNRCKADSVTPSNKKENSISASTLKISKSQIQPSMEIAEPSYFRDSSTISIPEFPTDLNSKMSSVYLKEIMKKNDKNEAYVRDFTNIHWSQNRPDVKKQKLQDDKKVVDAENIFSECYGSNHQSLSNQSVCARKKDLISLHYYNHCSIKSDAIDSAKNFTIKLENANWEEAETCLDSYISTRSEKSKNWDCNIRHILRKNRKNCWIMDSYKTKCENMKTGEILNLQQLLETDLLSKENYHNTDVMKTHEEKSKPLMIETLGSQKASIKMFWFKGKGENDNMLQLRCYTTQKDFHLSSIFENFITGIFYFLKSISGNQKDNNILTWYGILKCKNQIDVQNLITRNMNVNRNNDILSKYLQTGVLDLLNIILKTNITSLLNNSDSLTIIENYSKLEERCIFKWVIYLNYPKNITVKKLISSSSMTIKNIHFPILETYEKIPLLMDFDDIDEIFLTKISYKNKSCPERLMSVGNWVHCSPKTVKTHVKSCPQFIQIQKYINKKTYEINMQNQDLYSEGKQKHNKINRFNFKCIFEDFFNIRQQAIQASHDKKHNEQTNLTTITPVLNFGDLISEIEEKKCDLILKEEVKVTAQSLTNSCQVHEDIKIEKEEKKSFYSTEGIFFVQPVSLMNKKVGVEETKYVNRNNVADRNESENIFQESELANSKHFHPKNDSSECFNLQFDTHLSVGNNECFQDLSKCLSRDALTTVNDFEMKSKFDLVLEELHMFHEISMENEILSTVETNNGQENYFVENNDVVEVKTEIKKGLKMGTENKICSSSLLCDTIAGPNTHEKHQSLFKWKKVPKNGEQEVPNEYCCLRTSEEELLYSTSKEDCEKPSPERPAFFSDEFKEEKFNYLLKGGGNFSYGISRLLPLKTCSRPIRIGLSRKAKLKQLHPYLQ, from the coding sequence ATGTCGTTCACGCAGCGCGCGCCGCAGGTTGTGGAGCTCGGGGAGTCTGCTTCCCCTTTACCGCCTCCTGACGACCCTGATTCCCCACCACCCCGTAGTAAGCGGCCCCGTCTTGAGGAGCCCGGTGGTGTTTCTGAGGCGGGCTGGAGGCTGCCTTTGGTGCCTCGCTTGTCTGAGGTGGAAAAAGCCTGGGAGTCGTCGGCCAGACCCTTCAAGGCGCTCCTGGTTTCAGCTAAGGAGATTTTTGATAACTCCACAGACTCGCGTGTGGAGAAATCTGTCGGTGAGAAGCAGATGTGTAATCTGGTATGCCAAAATAGCGGATTTGAGATGAAGAGTTGTTTGCGGTCTCTCCCCTCACAAAGTTTTGATTCTGGTTTGAAGGCTTCTAGAACGTCTTGTGAACCAGGGCTGTATGACAGAGAGTCCTTCGGTGTGCATTGCAGTGATAGATCTGGAACAGAGGCTGGTCAGCTGCCCAACGCCTCTATACATGATGGACAGGCAATTAAAAACGATGATGGAAAACGATATTTACTCCAGGGGAGAGACAATAGCCAGAAAGACAATAATTgcacaaaacagacagaaaattcatttttagatGTTACCTTTTACAAGGAAACCAAATCAACGTTTCATGATATTAAGAACAGATGTAAAGCTGACAGCGTTACGccatcaaataaaaaagaaaatagcatttcAGCATCTACactaaaaatatcaaaatctcAAATCCAGCCCAGCATGGAAATTGCCGAACCCAGCTATTTCAGAGATAGCAGCACGATAAGTATCCCTGAGTTTCCAACTGATTTAAATAGCAAAATGTCTTCTGtctatttaaaggaaataatgaagaaaaatgacaaaaatgaggCATATGTGAGGGATTTCACAAACATTCACTGGTCCCAAAATAGACCTGATGTTAAGAAGCAAAAGTTACAGGATGATAAAAAAGTTGTGgatgcagaaaatattttttctgaatgtTATGGAAGTAACCACCAGTCACTCAGCAACCAAAGTGTTTGTGCGAGAAAAAAAGACTTGATCAGTTTACACTACTATAATCACTGTAGTATCAAGTCTGATGCAATAGACTCTGCAAAGAATTTCACTATAaaactagaaaatgcaaattgggaagaggcagaaacatgcctggacagctacatatctACCAGATCAGAAAAATCGAAAAACTGGGACTGTAACATTAgacatattttgagaaaaaataggaaaaattgtTGGATTATGGATAGTTACAAAACTAAATGTGAAAATATGAAAACTGGAGAAATATTGAATTTGCAACAATTATTAGAAACAGATCttttaagcaaagaaaattatcacAATACAGACGTCATGAAAACAcatgaagaaaaatcaaagccTCTCATGATAGAAACACTGGGTAGTCAGAAagcttcaataaaaatgttttggttcAAAGGTAAAGGAGAAAACGATAATATGCTACAGTTGAGATGTTATACTACACAAAAAGACTTTCATTTAAgcagtatttttgaaaatttcattacaggaattttttatttccttaaaagtaTTTCAGGAAATCAAAAAGATAACAATATCTTAACCTGGTATGGAATTTTGAAGTGTAAAAATCAAATTGATGTTCAAAATCTAATAACTAGGAATATGAATGTCAatagaaataatgatattttaagcaaatatttacaaaccGGTGTTTTAGACCTTCTAAATATTATATTGAAAACCAACATAACATCTTTGCTCAATAACTCTGACTCTTTAACAATAAttgaaaattattctaaattagAAGAGAGATGCATTTTCAAATGGGTAATATATTTGAATTATCCAAAAAACATTACAGTGAAAAAACTTATCAGTTCCTCCAGTATGACAATTAAAAACATACACTTTCCAATTTTggaaacatatgaaaaaattccCCTTTTAATGGACTTTGATGACATCGATGAAATTTTTTTGACAAAAATTAGTTACAAGAATAAGAGTTGTCCTGAACGACTCATGAGTGTGGGAAACTGGGTGCACTGTAGTCCTAAAACTGTTAAAACACATGTTAAGTCTTGTCCTCAATTTATACAGATccagaaatatattaataaaaaaactTATGAAATAAATATGCAGAACCAAGATTTATAttctgaaggaaaacaaaagcataatAAGATCaacagatttaattttaaatgcatatttgaaGATTTCTTCAATATTAGGCAACAGGCTATACAGGCAAGCCACGACAAAAAACACAATGAACAAACCAATCTGACAACTATAACTCCGGTGCTAAATTTTGGGGACTTGATAAgtgaaattgaagaaaaaaaatgtgacttaATTTTGAAGGAGGAAGTAAAAGTCACAGCACAAAGTTTAACAAACAGTTGCCAAGTTCATGAAGATATTAagatagaaaaggaagagaaaaagagttttTATTCAACAGAAGGCATATTTTTTGTGCAACCAGTTTCATTAATGAATAAGAAAGTAGGTGTGGAAGAAACTAAATATGTTAATCGAAATAATGTAGCTGACAGAAATGAATCTGAGAATATTTTTCAAGAAAGTGAGTTAGCTAATTCAAAGCATTTTCATCCAAAGAATGACTCTTCAGAATGTTTTAATCTTCAGTTTGACACTCATTTGAGTGTTGGGAACAATGAATGTTTTCAGGACTTATCTAAGTGTTTATCAAGAGACGCTCTGACAACGGTAAACGATTTTGAGATGAAGAGTAAATTTGATTTAGTACTTGAAGAACTTCATATGTTTCATGAAATTAGTATGGAAAATGAAATTCTAAGCACTGTGGAAACCAACAATGGGCAAGAAAATTACTTTGTAGAAAATAATGATGTTGTGGAGGTAAAAACGGAGATTAAAAAAGGTTTGAAAATgggtacagaaaacaaaatatgttcATCTTCTTTGCTCTGTGATACGATAGCAGGGCCTAATACGCATGAAAAACACCaaagtttatttaaatggaaaaaagtacCCAAAAATGGAGAACAGGAAGTTCCTAATGAATATTGCTGTCTAAGAACATCAGAGGAAGAATTACTCTACTCTACTTCTAAGGAAG